A single Calidifontibacter indicus DNA region contains:
- a CDS encoding dienelactone hydrolase family protein, which yields MVSTLHPQPLRAHRVAPAAGALGGIVLLPGLREIDESVPELAHRLAAQRYLVMVPELVSSLGLDPEAAAAAEQCWHEVDHDDSVSDVLTLVKGPDYSRWAVRALRATVTALSREPGVDERIAVIGYGTGGGLAFTIASADPRVRLALAYDSVGTDIDLVENIKGAAVSFYAADNVAAAQSLPDLRAAMRRAGVPFCAKPYPARHLSLTDLVTPRPHGSVAGDLWQRSLAMLRLHLV from the coding sequence ATGGTCAGCACCCTGCACCCTCAGCCGCTGCGCGCCCACCGGGTCGCGCCGGCGGCCGGCGCGCTCGGCGGCATCGTGCTGCTGCCGGGGTTGCGGGAGATCGACGAGTCGGTGCCCGAGCTGGCGCACCGCCTCGCGGCGCAGCGTTACCTGGTGATGGTGCCCGAGTTGGTGAGCAGCCTCGGGCTCGATCCGGAGGCGGCGGCCGCGGCGGAGCAGTGCTGGCACGAGGTCGACCACGACGACTCCGTCAGCGACGTCCTCACCCTGGTGAAAGGTCCCGACTACAGCCGTTGGGCGGTGCGCGCGCTGCGGGCCACCGTCACCGCGCTGTCGCGCGAACCCGGCGTCGACGAGCGGATCGCGGTGATCGGTTACGGCACCGGCGGCGGGCTCGCGTTCACGATCGCGTCCGCCGACCCGCGGGTGCGGCTCGCGCTGGCCTACGACAGCGTCGGCACCGACATCGACCTCGTCGAAAACATCAAGGGTGCGGCGGTGAGCTTCTACGCCGCCGACAATGTCGCCGCGGCGCAGAGCCTGCCCGACCTGCGCGCCGCGATGCGGCGGGCCGGGGTGCCGTTCTGCGCCAAGCCCTACCCGGCCCGGCACCTGTCGTTGACCGACCTGGTCACGCCGCGTCCGCACGGCTCGGTGGCCGGCGACCTGTGGCAGCGCTCGCTGGCGATGCTGCGCTTGCATCTGGTCTGA
- a CDS encoding OmpA family protein, whose amino-acid sequence MSHRSFRRIVPSVLVAATCVGLTACNSRDATVSPNSASATSTTSTAEDSASSTSSDSGSSGTSSDGSPSSSGSTEADEHPTAPAPTTDPGRADTLTTSGGWIVSGSYVTFVYRSGTRYVVDTGTAISDPKTGTYKSGKGTLTLKNGQASWAGNGLTARATVNRQGAGSVIDRTGVIAITADGSVACATDKKLAFVTSDGRRGNANTGGAIFVDAAGKQTTIGKPGDRGTMVGRYSVCNVGGRSSVEAFDDVLFEFDSDRLSPTGAVFVKAAAMTIAPEVGGRTVRVVGHTDSKGTPEANMALGMRRATTVSNELKRLIPGLSTEVRSAGQTQPTAPNVKPDGSDDPQGRAMNRRVEISWKQ is encoded by the coding sequence ATGTCACACCGTTCATTCCGCCGAATCGTCCCGAGCGTGCTGGTCGCCGCCACGTGCGTCGGCCTCACCGCCTGCAACTCCCGTGACGCCACGGTGAGCCCGAACTCCGCGTCCGCCACCAGCACCACGTCGACCGCGGAAGACAGCGCGTCGTCGACCTCGTCCGACAGCGGCTCGTCCGGTACTTCGTCCGACGGTTCGCCCAGCAGCTCGGGCTCGACCGAGGCCGACGAGCACCCGACCGCGCCGGCACCGACCACCGATCCCGGACGCGCCGACACCCTCACCACCAGCGGCGGTTGGATCGTGAGCGGCAGCTACGTGACCTTCGTCTACCGCAGCGGCACCCGCTACGTGGTCGACACCGGCACCGCGATCAGCGACCCGAAGACGGGCACCTACAAGTCGGGCAAGGGCACCCTCACGCTGAAGAACGGCCAAGCGAGCTGGGCCGGCAACGGACTCACCGCCCGCGCGACCGTCAACCGGCAGGGCGCCGGCTCGGTGATCGACCGCACCGGTGTCATCGCGATCACCGCTGACGGATCGGTCGCCTGCGCCACCGACAAGAAGCTCGCGTTCGTCACCAGCGACGGACGGCGCGGCAACGCCAACACCGGCGGCGCGATCTTCGTCGACGCAGCGGGCAAGCAGACCACGATCGGCAAGCCGGGCGACCGGGGCACGATGGTCGGTCGCTACAGCGTCTGCAATGTGGGCGGACGCAGCTCGGTTGAGGCGTTCGACGACGTGCTGTTCGAGTTCGACAGCGACAGGCTCAGCCCGACCGGCGCGGTCTTCGTGAAGGCGGCGGCTATGACGATCGCCCCGGAGGTCGGCGGGCGCACCGTCCGCGTGGTCGGCCACACCGACTCCAAGGGCACGCCGGAGGCCAACATGGCACTCGGCATGCGGCGCGCGACCACCGTCTCGAACGAATTGAAGCGCCTCATCCCCGGGCTGAGCACCGAGGTGCGCAGCGCCGGCCAGACCCAGCCGACCGCACCCAACGTGAAGCCCGATGGTTCGGACGACCCGCAGGGCCGCGCGATGAACCGCCGGGTGGAGATCAGCTGGAAGCAGTAG
- a CDS encoding antitoxin — MDFKNIIAKAKDFAGKNPDKVRDGIDKAEAVVNEKTGGKYSDQIKKGADAVEGQLGVDQKAPQGGDAQSAPRGDASAPPAAGQTPQA, encoded by the coding sequence ATGGATTTCAAGAACATCATCGCCAAGGCCAAGGACTTCGCCGGGAAGAACCCCGACAAGGTTCGTGACGGTATCGACAAGGCCGAGGCCGTCGTCAACGAGAAGACCGGCGGCAAGTACTCCGACCAGATCAAGAAGGGCGCCGACGCCGTCGAGGGTCAGCTCGGTGTCGACCAGAAGGCGCCGCAGGGTGGCGATGCGCAGTCGGCTCCGCGGGGCGACGCGTCCGCCCCGCCGGCGGCCGGGCAGACCCCGCAGGCCTGA